In Reichenbachiella agarivorans, one genomic interval encodes:
- a CDS encoding LytR/AlgR family response regulator transcription factor yields the protein MSELRVLIVEDELIIARDLQDILKSQGHQVIGIARTAQKALEILKQETPDLILLDIYIKGEQDGIWVAKYLNDHYEIPFLFITSHSDPSTLEEAMQTQPCGYLLKPFEEDDVKVSVQMAVTIHQNRLQEIKNTHSSEEGIIKDSIFIKDKNLFKKIPLKEIYYIQADSNYSLVQTKDRVYTLRVTLKDVEEKLPVEHFERVHKSYVVNLAHIDAINSAYIVVNGQEIPISREVQTQLINRINKI from the coding sequence ATGAGTGAGTTGAGAGTGTTGATTGTTGAAGATGAATTGATTATAGCAAGAGATCTACAAGACATCCTCAAATCCCAAGGTCATCAAGTTATAGGTATAGCACGCACCGCTCAAAAGGCTTTGGAGATACTGAAACAGGAAACGCCTGACCTGATTCTACTGGATATATATATCAAAGGAGAACAAGATGGCATCTGGGTTGCAAAATACCTCAATGATCACTACGAAATTCCATTTCTATTTATCACATCTCATAGTGATCCGAGCACATTAGAAGAGGCCATGCAGACACAACCTTGTGGCTATTTACTCAAACCATTTGAAGAAGATGATGTCAAAGTTTCTGTTCAAATGGCAGTGACAATACATCAAAATCGACTGCAAGAAATAAAAAATACTCATTCGTCAGAAGAGGGGATTATCAAAGACAGCATATTTATCAAGGACAAGAACCTGTTCAAGAAAATACCTCTAAAAGAAATATATTACATACAAGCGGACTCTAATTATTCTCTGGTTCAAACCAAAGATCGTGTCTATACGCTCAGAGTAACTCTCAAAGACGTGGAAGAAAAACTACCTGTCGAACATTTCGAGCGAGTACATAAATCCTATGTGGTCAACCTGGCCCATATTGACGCAATCAATTCAGCTTATATAGTTGTCAATGGACAAGAAATACCCATCTCTCGCGAGGTTCAAACTCAACTGATCAACCGAATCAATAAAATATAA